In Bacteroidota bacterium, a single genomic region encodes these proteins:
- the fdhD gene encoding formate dehydrogenase accessory sulfurtransferase FdhD, translated as MSISPTTKVFIRKIDSKKAIEMEDVLAVEEPLEIRLAYGPLNARIQKSISVTMRTPGNDVELGLGFLFTEGVIKSGSEIKNTKHLDFEKNLILFECHENSSPSIAKLERNFYTTSSCGVCGKSSIDAIRIVCEPIIEIENIQVSMDTIVKLPEQLREQQSIFESTGGLHASALFDLDGKFVALREDVGRHNALDKLIGFALASNLLHLQNHILVLSGRASFELIQKAAMANIKVIAAVGAPSSLAVQLAQEFGITLIGFLRGERFNIYSNKQRIKI; from the coding sequence ATGTCAATTAGCCCTACAACCAAGGTTTTCATTCGTAAGATTGATTCAAAAAAAGCAATAGAAATGGAAGATGTTCTTGCAGTTGAAGAACCCCTTGAAATTCGATTAGCGTATGGACCGTTAAACGCGCGAATTCAAAAAAGCATTTCGGTTACCATGCGTACACCGGGCAATGATGTAGAACTTGGACTTGGATTTTTGTTTACTGAAGGTGTAATAAAATCCGGTTCCGAAATTAAGAATACTAAACACCTTGATTTTGAAAAGAATTTAATTCTTTTTGAATGCCATGAAAATAGTTCACCCTCCATCGCAAAATTAGAACGGAATTTTTATACTACTTCCAGCTGTGGCGTTTGCGGAAAATCCTCTATTGATGCAATTCGAATTGTATGTGAACCAATTATCGAAATTGAAAATATCCAAGTAAGCATGGATACCATTGTAAAACTCCCGGAGCAGTTGCGCGAACAACAATCCATTTTTGAAAGCACCGGTGGATTGCATGCTTCTGCATTATTTGATTTGGATGGAAAATTTGTGGCCTTAAGAGAGGATGTTGGCAGGCATAACGCCCTTGACAAATTAATCGGATTTGCACTTGCTTCAAACTTACTACACTTACAAAATCATATTCTAGTGCTAAGCGGGAGAGCAAGTTTTGAGCTGATTCAAAAAGCTGCAATGGCCAATATAAAAGTAATTGCTGCGGTTGGTGCTCCTTCGAGTCTAGCGGTGCAATTGGCACAAGAATTTGGTATTACCTTAATAGGTTTTTTAAGAGGGGAGCGATTCAATATTTACTCCAATAAACAACGCATAAAAATTTAA
- a CDS encoding DoxX family protein, with protein METVLPFELLAKCAVLAFFAILFLQSSLDKIYNRKENSIYLTAVFEKSFLNNSVTILLPLISLLEFIAGFSSLLGAFLIWIGISWVGQLAILFSTLALLCLFFGQRIAKDYAGAASLAAYFAVALVGFILLL; from the coding sequence ATGGAAACAGTGCTTCCCTTTGAACTATTGGCCAAATGCGCAGTTCTAGCCTTTTTCGCCATTTTATTTCTTCAATCTTCTTTAGATAAAATTTATAATCGCAAAGAAAATAGCATCTACCTTACAGCTGTATTCGAGAAAAGTTTTTTAAATAATTCAGTTACCATTCTCTTACCGCTAATTTCATTACTAGAATTCATAGCCGGTTTTAGTTCCCTACTTGGGGCATTTCTTATTTGGATAGGTATTTCATGGGTTGGGCAACTAGCTATTTTATTTTCAACGCTAGCTTTATTGTGCCTCTTTTTTGGACAACGTATCGCTAAAGATTATGCTGGCGCAGCAAGTCTTGCAGCATATTTTGCGGTTGCTTTGGTAGGATTTATTTTACTTCTTTAA
- a CDS encoding polyphosphate kinase, whose protein sequence is MSKNKITETGYRAPKKFSKEKTKRELELLKIKLGDLQNLLFAEGKHSALIVIQGMDASGKDGAVKNVFEAVNPMGCRVIAFKKPSELEMKHDFLWRIHQNVPEKGMIHIFNRSHYEDVLIQRVHKWVDEKTIRQRFEHINNFEKLIVESGTVILKFYLNVSKEEQLGRLKERMSDPTKMWKHNANDIKERELWEDYQNAYEDVFENCSKNAPWTIVPSDQNWYKEYVMAKQIVEKLESLKMKYPPLSSVAVK, encoded by the coding sequence ATGTCAAAAAATAAAATTACCGAAACCGGTTACCGCGCTCCAAAGAAGTTTAGTAAAGAAAAAACCAAAAGAGAGCTAGAGCTGTTAAAAATAAAATTGGGGGATTTGCAAAATTTGCTGTTTGCAGAAGGCAAACACAGTGCGCTAATTGTGATACAAGGAATGGACGCATCCGGTAAAGACGGAGCAGTGAAAAATGTTTTTGAAGCAGTAAATCCAATGGGCTGTAGGGTGATAGCATTTAAAAAACCCAGTGAGCTGGAAATGAAGCATGATTTTCTTTGGAGAATACATCAAAATGTTCCTGAAAAGGGCATGATTCATATTTTTAATCGTTCACATTACGAAGACGTCTTAATACAGCGGGTGCACAAATGGGTAGATGAAAAAACCATTCGTCAGCGCTTTGAGCACATCAACAATTTCGAAAAATTAATAGTGGAAAGTGGAACGGTTATTTTAAAGTTCTATTTGAATGTTTCTAAAGAGGAACAATTGGGTCGCTTAAAAGAACGCATGAGTGATCCTACAAAAATGTGGAAACACAATGCAAATGACATTAAGGAACGTGAACTTTGGGAGGATTACCAGAATGCCTACGAAGATGTATTTGAAAACTGCTCAAAAAATGCGCCTTGGACAATTGTTCCAAGTGATCAAAATTGGTATAAGGAATATGTGATGGCGAAACAAATAGTAGAAAAACTAGAATCCCTAAAAATGAAATATCCTCCCCTAAGTTCGGTGGCGGTAAAATAA
- a CDS encoding NTP transferase domain-containing protein — translation MDSLIGLVACGGKSTRMEQDKSLLNYQGVEQRYHCYNLLALVCKEVYLSCSKLQSESIVEKYQYISDAEEFSNIGPMAALLSAAKRNPNASFLLLGCDYPLIAAEDIQHLFVNRSMHHTASSIYNFETGLYEPLIALYEKKSIPLLYNSFQNKNYSLQHFLSETSAFKLAPKNPAHIVSVDTPEQAKKIKFTGKL, via the coding sequence ATGGATTCTCTTATCGGATTGGTAGCATGCGGTGGGAAAAGCACCCGAATGGAGCAAGATAAGAGCTTGCTCAATTACCAAGGTGTCGAGCAACGCTATCATTGTTATAATTTACTCGCATTAGTTTGCAAGGAAGTATATCTCTCCTGTTCAAAACTGCAATCCGAATCAATTGTTGAAAAATACCAATACATTTCAGATGCCGAAGAATTTTCTAACATTGGTCCAATGGCAGCACTGTTAAGTGCGGCAAAAAGAAATCCTAATGCTTCCTTTCTTTTATTAGGATGTGATTATCCATTAATAGCGGCTGAAGATATACAACATCTTTTCGTAAACAGAAGTATGCACCATACTGCATCAAGCATTTATAATTTTGAAACAGGATTGTATGAGCCATTAATTGCGCTTTACGAAAAGAAGTCAATACCTTTACTTTATAATTCATTTCAAAATAAAAATTACTCACTTCAACACTTTTTAAGTGAAACAAGTGCTTTTAAACTTGCTCCTAAAAATCCTGCACATATTGTTAGTGTTGATACTCCTGAGCAAGCAAAAAAAATTAAATTTACAGGTAAATTATAA